The following is a genomic window from Dermatophilaceae bacterium Soc4.6.
ACGACCTCGCCCGCGACCTGCCACTGATCAAGGGACGGTGGTCGCAGCTCAACCCCGCCCCCACCCGCGACATCCCCGTGCTCATCGGTGGCGGCGGCGAGAAGAAGACACTGCGCATCGTGGCCGAGCACGCCGACATCTGGCACACCTTCGGAGGGCCGGACACGGTGGCGCACAAGCGTTCAGTCCTCGACCGGTGGTGCGCCGAGGTGGGCCGCGACCCCGGTGCGATCACCACCTCGGCCGGGGTCGCCCCCACGCCGGGGCGGATGCGCGAGGAGGTGGAGAGCTACTCCACCAACGCTCAGGCACTGCACGCCGTGGGGGTGCGGCTGTTCACCATCGGCATCTCCGGTGAGGAGCACGACGACCCGCGGTCACTGGCCAAGGTGCGCGAGCTGGTGGACTGGCGCGACGGCGTCAACGCCTGACCGGCGCGATCCTGACGGGCGCGATCCTGACGGGCGCGATCCTGACGGGCGCCGTCCGAGGGTCGGCGCCTGACGCGTGACCCCGCCTGTGGGCCAGCGCCACGCGGTCGGGTCAGCGCGTGCCCGCAGTGGGGACCGCAGGCGCAGAGCCCCTGGAGGACGTCTGCGACCTGCTGGGGTCGAGGCGGCGGCAGGTGGCGCGACCGACGTTGAGCTCGCAGCGGGTCGTCGACGCCGCCAGGGCCCCTCAGCCTCCGGGGCGTGCTCGAGCCGGGTAGGCAAGGCGGCCGCCGGGCACACCGGGGACCCCGCCGGCGGCGGGGTCCGGGACGTGGTCGTCAGGACGGCGCGTCGTGCCACGTGACGCCGGTGTCGTCGACCGACGCCACGAAATCACGCTCGTGCACCACCGTGTGGTGCCGACGACACAACAGGGCCGCGTTGGACAGGACCGTGCCCCCACCCCTCGACCACCACTGCGGATGATGCACGTCGCACCACGTCGCTGGAACCGAGCACCCCGGATACGTGCAGTGCCGATCCCGCCGCCAGACCACCAACCGCTGCGCCGGACTGAACAACCGCCGTGACCGCCCCAGATCCAGCACCTGCCCCTGGCTGCCCAGCACCACGGGGATGATCCGCGCGTCGCACGCCATCCGCCGCACCACCCCCGGAGACAGCAGCTCCCCCGAGATGGTGACCCCCGCTCCCCGCAGCCCCTGCACCAGCGCCTCGTAGTCGATCGTCACCACCACCTGCGCCTTCTCCCCCACAGGCGGCACCGGCCCCCCGCTCTCAGCGCCCGCGGCACCCCCAGCGCCGGCAGTGACCGCCCGACCGACCAGGTCCAGCAACGCATCCGCCCGTCGCGTCGCCGCCGACCGCGGATCACTCATCTCGCCAGGCTCGAGCGCCCCGTCAGCCAGTCTGCGCGGGGCCGACAACGCCGACACCGCCGCATCCAGCACCGCCGCGCCCTCCGGATCCAACGTCATCCGGTAGTGCGCCATCCCCGACTCGCTGCCGCCACCATCCGTGCGTGTCAACCCACGCCCCAGACGCTGGCGCCGCTCCAGGTCCTCCAGATCCCTCACGGGCCTGACGAGCCGCACGGCCTGCCGCAACGCTGCCGCCAGCTCGCGCTCGTCGACCCCCCGACAGCGACCACCGCCCGTGGTCACGAGATCCTCTCCAGAATCCGCGCCCTCGTGCGCGGCGGCACCGTCGGCAGGAGCGGCCGACGACGGCAGGTCGTCGCTCGCCCCCGCGACGAGCCCGGCCACCCACTCCAGCAGGCCCTCCGGGTCTGCCACCGTGCGCACCTGCTCCACGAACCGGGTCACCTGTGCCGCCTTGCCCACCGGCAACGCCGTGGACGCGACCGCTGCCGCGACGGCCTGCGACCCCACCCGTCGCTCGACCACCGCCCGGGCCACCGAC
Proteins encoded in this region:
- a CDS encoding DUF222 domain-containing protein, with product MDKDLRGVEGGGEVSTSSGAAPAGAVGSQSAVTGRLGPTAPWSQVHGGWRREGLPSGPVPASSEPRTAPPPHGVVPDDAWGQVVAWLESTQGVAGGAPVWRLGDAGLGEVLGRVGRARALLAAAEVALVTEVVERGTASAAGFSVVDWVRQAEGRAAPLPGVREVSAVVSVARAVVERRVGSQAVAAAVASTALPVGKAAQVTRFVEQVRTVADPEGLLEWVAGLVAGASDDLPSSAAPADGAAAHEGADSGEDLVTTGGGRCRGVDERELAAALRQAVRLVRPVRDLEDLERRQRLGRGLTRTDGGGSESGMAHYRMTLDPEGAAVLDAAVSALSAPRRLADGALEPGEMSDPRSAATRRADALLDLVGRAVTAGAGGAAGAESGGPVPPVGEKAQVVVTIDYEALVQGLRGAGVTISGELLSPGVVRRMACDARIIPVVLGSQGQVLDLGRSRRLFSPAQRLVVWRRDRHCTYPGCSVPATWCDVHHPQWWSRGGGTVLSNAALLCRRHHTVVHERDFVASVDDTGVTWHDAPS
- a CDS encoding LLM class F420-dependent oxidoreductase, with product MPPARIAVQVQPQHASYDDLRRTCATLEELGVDMLLNWDHFFPLGGDPDGLHFECWTMLAAWAEATERVEIGALVTCNSYRNPQLLADMARTVDHISARGGEGRLVLGIGSGWAERDYVEYGYPFGTAGSRLDDLARDLPLIKGRWSQLNPAPTRDIPVLIGGGGEKKTLRIVAEHADIWHTFGGPDTVAHKRSVLDRWCAEVGRDPGAITTSAGVAPTPGRMREEVESYSTNAQALHAVGVRLFTIGISGEEHDDPRSLAKVRELVDWRDGVNA